A single window of Gossypium hirsutum isolate 1008001.06 chromosome A10, Gossypium_hirsutum_v2.1, whole genome shotgun sequence DNA harbors:
- the LOC107936364 gene encoding staphylococcal-like nuclease CAN2, which yields MFWKLGFFKMGNALRLLYGKCFQPSTTGDSDSVGPPYTTTAPAVSALAHDLFNFEITSQVPEALSQHVVSSREAQVTWYGKLLQSWKEAKPPPKTPEEVARLIVETLSRHQKADVEGLLEFYGLPHPSILAEISTGVPTRLPEFVFQGGTLPEFVFQGGTRLPEGVEFEMHTLPVDGNTVPDGDGLNVYVNTDDPRESPNIPRAVLMAVVRRSKARAKKNYARADELRQKIIESGYQVIDLQNEEILARKYRIRLRGIDAPEMSMPFGKEAKEELVKLVHGKCLRVLVYGEDQYGRCVADIYCNGIFVQEVMLKKGLAWHYVACDQRVEFATWQKEARTKKTGLWVQSNPEKPWEWRKKNKREAEISTGVPTRLPEFVFQGGTLPEFVFQGGTRLPEGVEFEMHTLPVDGNTVPDGDGLNVYVNTDDPRESPNIPRAVLMAVVRRSKARAKKNYARADELRQKIIESGYQVIDLQNEEILARKYRIRLRGIDAPEMSMPFGKEAKEELVKLVHGKCLRVLVYGEDHYGRCVADIYCNSIFVQEVMLKKGLAWHYVACDQRVEFATWQKEARTKKTGLWVQSNPEKPWEWRKKNKQEGR from the exons ATGTTTTGGAAGCTAGGATTTTTCAAGATGGGAAACGCTCTCAGGCTCCTATATGGGAAATGTTTTCAGCCCTCCACCACTGGGGATTCTGATTCAGTAGGGCCACCTTATACCACTACAGCTCCTGCGGTTTCAGCTCTTGCCCATGATCTCTTCAACTTTGAAATCACATCCCAG GTCCCTGAAGCTCTCAGTCAGCATGTTGTATCATCAAGGGAGGCTCAAGTCACATG GTATGGAAAGTTATTGCAATCATGGAAAGAAGCAAAACCCCCACCAAAAACACCTGAAGAGGTTGCTAGGCTTATTGTTGAGACCTTGAGCAGACATCAAAAGGCAGATGTTGAG GGTTTATTGGAATTCTATGGCCTTCCTCATCCTTCTATTTTAGCGGAAATTTCTACTGGTGTCCCGACAAGATTGCCTGAATTTGTATTTCAAGGTGGGACATTGCCTGAATTTGTATTTCAAGGTGGGACAAGATTGCCTGAAGGAGTGGAATTTGAAATGCATACATTGCCA GTAGATGGGAATACAGTACCAGATGGGGATGGTTTAAATGTGTATGTGAATACTGATGATCCTAGGGAGTCGCCGAACATACCTAGAGCCGTTCTTATGGCTGTGGTTCGAAGATCAAAAGCACGTGCTAAGAAAAACTATGCCAGAGCTGATGAACTTCGCCAGAAGATTATTGAATCAGGATACCA GGTCATAGACCTTCAAAACGAAGAGATTCTTGCTCGAAAGTATCGGATTCGACTGAG GGGTATAGATGCACCTGAGATGTCGATGCCGTTTGGAAAAGAAGCAAAAGAAGAGTTGGTTAAGCTTGTTCATGGGAAATGTTTGAGAGTGCTTGTCTACGGGGAAGATCAATATGGTCGTTGTGTTGCAGACATATATTGCAATGGCATTTTCGTGCAG GAAGTAATGCTAAAGAAAGGACTCGCATGGCATTATGTAGCCTGCGACCAACGGGTTGAATTCGCAACT TGGCAAAAAGAGGCTCGGACAAAGAAAACCGGCCTTTGGGTACAATCAAACCCAGAGAAGCCATGGGAATGGAGGAAGAAGAACAAACGAGAAG CGGAAATTTCTACTGGTGTCCCGACAAGATTGCCTGAATTTGTATTTCAAGGTGGGACATTGCCTGAATTTGTATTTCAAGGTGGGACAAGATTGCCTGAAGGAGTGGAATTTGAAATGCATACATTGCCA GTAGATGGGAATACAGTACCAGATGGGGATGGTTTAAATGTGTATGTGAATACTGATGATCCTAGGGAGTCGCCGAACATACCTAGAGCCGTTCTTATGGCTGTGGTTCGAAGATCAAAAGCACGTGCTAAGAAAAACTATGCCAGAGCTGATGAACTTCGCCAGAAGATTATTGAATCAGGATACCA GGTCATAGACCTTCAAAACGAAGAGATTCTTGCTCGAAAGTATCGGATTCGACTGAG GGGTATAGATGCACCTGAGATGTCGATGCCGTTTGGAAAAGAAGCAAAAGAAGAGTTGGTTAAGCTTGTTCATGGGAAATGTTTGAGAGTGCTTGTCTACGGGGAAGATCACTATGGTCGTTGTGTTGCAGACATATATTGCAATAGCATTTTCGTGCAG GAAGTAATGCTAAAGAAAGGACTCGCATGGCATTATGTAGCCTGCGACCAACGGGTTGAATTCGCAACT